In Oryza sativa Japonica Group chromosome 11, ASM3414082v1, the following are encoded in one genomic region:
- the LOC9268975 gene encoding putative disease resistance protein RGA4 has product MGKFSIEAFMQLGVSDEINWLKGTVSSIKKTLADADYSALKDDTVRSWSRKLKDVMYEAADILDVCDEMEGEEHGGRSRNSPVALCLPIQGHKIRRQVKALRQKADAILEEGKIFDLTHVRSDEDHNVDATTACHVPIPRTNVVGRVQETRMLVDKLTGKGISGPGMTGQNVEVIAIVGMGGIGKTTLAREIFTNDMIQGKFDKRLWITISKGNNSISLLQQVIQGLGCEHEGIRDSAVLEHIISSEVRRKKVFLVMDDVWEARGVVDIFKKSFVGNAQAGSRILITTRSKQVAQEMQAAIVHEVSKLSSEDSRSLFLQVIMRKTGQDENERLKEVKEKIIAKCNGSPLAIIMLAGRLLVNRNRSANEWEMLLEYAAEPTDHGDIDSIFHLCYAVLSFPLKQCFLYHSLIPKDHVISCDKVVQMWIAEGFVGADATSELPEVLGMKYYKELVARHLLEPVDEYDGQGHYKMDNLVHTFAKNVVESESLVVEEGEENPEPFDVEEGHIRRSWAAKEKIEWKAPKELHSLRTLIIIGNVIVQASTGRTLSSLSRLRTLHVNKNEHVHILLDSLHHMKHLRYLDLSYTDALALPNDIGEMKFLQYICLQGCKKLVKLPKSIVELHKLRYLNISETKIKSIPEEGFGGLKNMVSLHGFPSQMMESVIAKDWCSLGELKYMSQLMHLALEGLENCASGSMASLAKIDDKKNLASLRLSCTSRLSVNGEVDKETVEEVFDQLCPPPKLQELNIKGFFGARLPRWLIFTNLAELRVLKLDNLVCCNQLPSTLWQLPCLEYLYIKHTLNVKHIGHGFLLQSSIPGPRETDVAATTPTAATSATAATAATTTTTTIGGGSTHNRGPYHRLSGAGSVGSGEEGEIVAESATEDAATTTGSSNAIGFPKLKKLVMYGMMKWKEWEWEDQVEAMPKLENMHISWCLLNQLPPGLASQARSLRILVVDNVKNLISIDGFCSVVQLHVSSNFKLERISDLPKMESLTVSRCPKLNILQRLPALQSMELNDQEMERLPDCLRDLPAKLRHLRITCNLDLLTLISRGKGTPEWEKIKHIQQVNACTDAEDDKTDKRFVFYKRDSDSTETNIEPSPSTSQVGVGAQ; this is encoded by the exons ATGGGGAAATTCAGTATTGAGGCGTTCATGCAGCTTGGTGTTTCTGATGAGATCAACTGGTTAAAGGGCACGGTGAGCTCCATCAAGAAGACACTTGCAGATGCTGACTACAGTGCCCTGAAAGATGATACAGTGAGGTCTTGGTCGAGGAAGCTGAAGGATGTCATGTACGAGGCCGCTGATATTCTTGATGTCTGTGACGAAATGGAGGGTGAAGAACATGGTGGTCGCTCCAGGAACAGCCCGGTGGCCTTATGCCTACCGATTCAGGGCCACAAAATCAGGCGGCAAGTTAAGGCACTACGCCAGAAGGCGGATGCAATTCTGGAGGAGGGGAAAATTTTCGACCTCACTCATGTCAGATCTGATGAAGATCACAACGTGGATGCTACTACTGCCTGCCATGTTCCGATTCCCCGAACTAATGTTGTGGGGAGGGTGCAGGAGACTAGAATGCTGGTTGATAAGCTTACAGGGAAAGGCATCTCAGGCCCAGGGATGACTGGACAAAACGTTGAAGTCATCGCAATTGTGGGTATGGGTGGAATTGGCAAGACCACCCTTGCCAGAGAAATTTTCACTAACGATATGATCCAAGGGAAGTTTGACAAGAGACTGTGGATCACTATTAGTAAAGGTAATAATAGTATTAGTCTATTGCAACAGGTTATACAAGGACTTGGGTGTGAGCATGAAGGTATTCGTGATAGCGCAGTATTGGAGCACATCATTTCCAGTGAAGTAAGAAGAAAGAAAGTTTTCCTTGTGATGGATGATGTGTGGGAAGCTAGAGGGGTGGTggacatttttaaaaaatcatttgtGGGCAACGCTCAAGCAGGCAGCCGAATTCTCATCACAACAAGATCTAAACAAGTCGCTCAAGAGATGCAAGCTGCTATAGTCCACGAAGTCAGCAAACTAAGTTCTGAAGATTCGAGGTCGCTGTTTCTTCAG GTGATTATGAGGAAGACCGGCCAAGATGAGAACGAGAGATTAAAGGAAGTTAAAGAGAAGATCATAGCAAAATGCAATGGTTCACCACTAGCAATAATCATGCTGGCAGGGCGGCTCTTGGTAAACAGAAACCGAAGCGCAAATGAATGGGAGATGCTTTTGGAATACGCTGCAGAGCCAACAGATCATGGAGATATTGACAGCATATTCCACCTGTGCTATGCGGTTTTGTCATTTCCTTTGAAGCAGTGCTTCTTATACCACTCGCTTATTCCCAAGGATCATGTGATCAGCTGTGACAAAGTTGTCCAGATGTGGATTGCTGAAGGATTTGTTGGGGCTGATGCTACTTCAGAGTTGCCAGAAGTCTTGGGGATGAAATACTACAAAGAATTAGTTGCGAGACATCTTTTGGAACCTGTTGACGAGTATGATGGCCAAGGTCATTACAAGATGGATAACTTAGTCCATACATTTGCTAAAAATGTAGTGGAAAGTGAATCATTAGTGGttgaagagggagaggaaaatCCTGAACCGTTCGACGTCGAAGAGGGACATATTCGACGATCTTGGGCAGCAAAAGAGAAAATTGAATGGAAAGCTCCAAAGGAGCTACACTCATTAAGGACATTAATCATAATTGGAAATGTTATTGTTCAGGCAAGCACAGGCAGAACCTTGAGCTCCCTTTCAAGGCTAAGGACGCTACACGTTAACAAAAATGAACATGTACATATCCTTCTCGATAGTTTGCATCATATGAAACACCTGAGATACTTGGACCTGAGTTACACAGATGCCCTTGCTTTGCCCAATGATATTGGTGAGATGAAGTTTTTACAGTACATTTGCCTTCAAGGCTGTAAAAAATTGGTGAAACTTCCCAAGAGCATTGTGGAACTGCACAAGTTAAGATATCTGAATATCTCTGAGacaaaaataaagtcaattccAGAAGAAGGGTTTGGTGGACTGAAGAATATGGTGTCACTGCATGGTTTCCCCAGTCAGATGATGGAAAGCGTCATAGCAAAAGATTGGTGCAGCCTTGGGGAGTTAAAGTATATGTCCCAACTTATGCATCTTGCACTAGAGGGTCTGGAGAACTGTGCTTCCGGCTCAATGGCTAGTCTTGCCAAAATCGATGATAAGAAGAATCTTGCATCTTTGAGGTTAAGCTGCACAAGTAGACTGTCGGTTAACGGCGAGGTCGATAAGGAGACAGTCGAGGAGGTGTTTGATCAGCTTTGCCCTCCACCCAAATTGCAGGAGCTAAATATTAAGGGATTCTTTGGAGCTCGACTCCCGAGATGGTTGATTTTTACCAACCTTGCGGAACTGAGGGTATTAAAGCTAGACAACTTAGTATGCTGCAACCAGCTTCCATCTACTTTATGGCAGCTCCCTTGTTTGGAGTACCTCTACATAAAGCATACTCTGAATGTCAAGCACATCGGGCATGGATTCCTCCTCCAGTCATCTATACCTGGTCCTCGTGAAACCGACGTTGCAGCGACAACACCAACAGCAGCAACATCAGCAactgcagcaacagcagcaacaacaacaacaacaacaattggAGGAGGTAGTACCCACAACCGGGGGCCCTATCATCGGCTTTCTGGTGCTGGGTCAGTTGGTtctggcgaggagggagagattGTGGCTGAGAGCGCAACAGAAGACGCAGCAACAACTACGGGAAGCAGCAATGCAATTGGCTTCCCAAAGTTGAAGAAACTTGTTATGTATGGCATGATGAAATGGAAAGAATGGGAGTGGGAAGATCAAGTGGAGGCCATGCCCAAGCTAGAGAACATGCATATCAGCTGGTGCCTACTGAATCAACTTCCTCCTGGGCTTGCATCCCAGGCAAGGTCTCTAAGAATTTTGGTTGTTGATAATGTCAAGAACCTCATCTCCATCGATGGTTTCTGTTCAGTTGTCCAGCTCCACGTCTCCTCCAACTTCAAACTAGAGAGGATCAGTGATCTTCCAAAAATGGAAAGCCTGACAGTTTCCAGATGCCCAAAGCTGAATATTCTGCAGCGTTTGCCAGCATTGCAGAGCATGGAGTTGAATGACCAAGAGATGGAAAGGCTCCCAGATTGTCTTAGAGATCTTCCAGCAAAACTACGTCATCTGCGGATCACTTGCAACTTGGATCTTCTCACCCTGATCTCCCGGGGGAAAGGCACCCCCGAGTGGGAGAAGATCAAACACATCCAGCAAGTGAATGCCTGTACAGATGCGGAAGACGACAAGACCGACAAACGGTTTGTCTTCTACAAAAGAGATTCCGACAGCACTGAGACGAATatcgagccgagcccgagcacATCCCAAGTTGGAG TAGGTGCACAGTAA